From Alosa sapidissima isolate fAloSap1 chromosome 7, fAloSap1.pri, whole genome shotgun sequence, the proteins below share one genomic window:
- the g0s2 gene encoding G0/G1 switch protein 2: MSAESKMQSMQEVLPFARELMAQGGSRGLLKIYLLGSGMAVCGLVGGLVDAASFVFGEKDTLSMETEQSVPVRAVEEQSVPVEPVLTAVEPDDTADIFEEEEMFAKAKQNPAITQRRRSRSFAS, encoded by the exons AT GTCAGCCGAGTCCAAGATGCAAAGCATGCAGGAGGTGCTTCCATTTGCCCGTGAGCTGATGGCGCAGGGTGGGAGCCGGGGGCTGCTGAAGATCTACCTGCTGGGCTCCGGCATGGCCGTCTGTGGGTTGGTAGGGGGGCTGGTGGACGCCGCCTCCTTCGTCTTCGGCGAGAAGGACACACTCTCCATGGAGACGGAGCAGTCGGTGCCTGTGAGAGCGGTTGAGGAGCAGTCGGTGCCTGTGGAGCCTGTCCTCACTGCTGTGGAGCCTGACGACACAGCCGATATTTTTGAGGAAGAAGAGATGTTCGCCAAAGCCAAGCAGAACCCAGCCAtcacacagaggaggaggagtcgcTCCTTTGCATCCTAg